In a single window of the Methylococcus sp. Mc7 genome:
- a CDS encoding penicillin acylase family protein, with product MKFKHILYLAGFGVLALATYAGTRLEKAAASLPASGGESVLPGLAHPATVEFDRLGIPRVAAANREDAMRVLGYLHARDRLFQMDLMRRKGAGRLAEIFGEQALAHDRAQRVYAFGLAAAAIVAALPESQRRALEAYVAGINARMAEQTVPAPEMLVLGYTPEPWRAEDSLLVGLNMFQTLNGHPDEERMLSVMAGTLPPEVFAFLTPDVDAYTSVIAGGSGSRRPERPVPAAALADLLGETRHLTLGAGVDAEALPAGSNNWAVAGSRTRDGRAIVANDMHLNLGVPNIWYRAELRYGEAVMSGVTLPGLPLLVAGSNGRIAWGFTNVDADVLDLVKLEMHASEPDRYRTPEGWATLDTRTETVRVKGGADETLVLKSSRWGPVMTEPLQGQPVALRWTALEAQGVDLGLLDMDGAGDLDSAIAVMNRAGSPPQNVVLADRAGRIAWTLTGRFPLRRGFDGSVSRSWSDGAAAWDGFIPPERLPRVVDPASGFLATANNRTLGRDYPYVIGHNYSNSYRAYRIGESLKQAPALTETDLFGLQLDTRSEFFEFYRDLVLALTADAGDPALADARRAVEAWDGRMETDSRGIALLVRYRRNLARTIFSRLLARCDQADPGFVYAWREAETPLRALISSRLPGTVPDRGGSWDGFLRGVLVQSVDELRKEFGAAELEGLPWGRVNRVEVRHPFSKNLPLVSALLDMPPVDGAGCGGYCIRVLTPNQGASERLVVSPGHHGDGILHMPAGQSGHPLSPHYRDQQDAWAAGRPLPFEPGPPRETLRLRPAP from the coding sequence ATGAAATTCAAGCATATCCTGTATCTCGCCGGCTTCGGGGTCTTAGCCCTTGCGACCTATGCCGGCACCCGTCTGGAAAAGGCCGCGGCATCGCTCCCGGCCAGCGGCGGCGAGAGCGTCCTGCCGGGGCTCGCCCATCCCGCCACCGTCGAGTTCGATCGGCTCGGCATTCCGCGGGTGGCGGCGGCGAACCGGGAAGACGCCATGCGCGTGCTGGGTTATCTGCACGCGCGCGACCGCCTGTTCCAGATGGACCTGATGCGGCGCAAGGGCGCGGGCCGGCTGGCCGAAATCTTCGGAGAACAGGCCCTGGCGCACGACCGGGCGCAGCGCGTCTATGCCTTCGGGCTTGCCGCGGCGGCCATCGTCGCCGCCCTGCCGGAATCCCAGCGGCGGGCGCTCGAGGCTTACGTCGCGGGCATCAACGCCCGTATGGCCGAGCAGACCGTGCCGGCCCCGGAAATGCTGGTCCTCGGATATACGCCGGAGCCATGGCGGGCCGAGGACAGCCTGCTGGTCGGGCTCAACATGTTCCAGACCCTCAACGGCCATCCCGACGAAGAGCGCATGCTCAGCGTGATGGCCGGAACCTTGCCGCCGGAAGTCTTCGCCTTCCTGACACCGGACGTCGACGCCTACACCTCGGTCATCGCCGGGGGGAGCGGATCGCGGCGTCCCGAACGGCCGGTACCCGCGGCTGCGCTGGCGGACCTGCTCGGCGAAACCCGGCACCTTACGCTGGGCGCCGGGGTGGACGCCGAGGCGCTGCCCGCCGGCTCCAACAACTGGGCGGTGGCGGGCAGCCGGACCCGGGACGGCAGGGCGATCGTCGCCAACGACATGCATCTGAACCTGGGCGTGCCCAACATCTGGTACCGGGCCGAACTGCGCTATGGCGAGGCCGTGATGAGCGGCGTGACCCTTCCCGGCCTGCCGCTGCTGGTGGCAGGCAGCAACGGCCGGATCGCCTGGGGCTTCACCAACGTCGACGCGGACGTGCTCGACCTGGTGAAGCTGGAAATGCACGCATCCGAACCCGACCGCTACCGCACGCCCGAAGGCTGGGCGACGCTGGACACGCGTACCGAAACCGTGCGCGTGAAGGGCGGCGCGGACGAGACCCTGGTACTGAAATCCAGCCGCTGGGGACCGGTCATGACCGAGCCGCTGCAGGGCCAGCCGGTGGCGCTGCGCTGGACCGCGCTCGAGGCCCAAGGGGTCGATCTCGGATTGCTGGACATGGACGGCGCCGGCGACCTGGATTCGGCCATCGCGGTCATGAACCGCGCCGGAAGCCCGCCGCAGAACGTGGTGCTGGCCGACCGGGCAGGGCGTATCGCCTGGACCCTCACCGGCCGGTTTCCGCTGCGGCGCGGTTTCGACGGTTCGGTGAGCCGGAGCTGGAGCGACGGCGCCGCCGCCTGGGACGGCTTCATCCCGCCCGAACGGCTGCCGCGAGTCGTCGATCCCGCCTCGGGGTTCCTCGCCACGGCCAACAACCGCACGCTGGGCCGCGATTATCCCTACGTCATCGGCCACAACTATTCCAACAGCTATCGCGCCTACCGCATCGGCGAAAGCCTGAAGCAGGCGCCGGCGCTCACCGAAACCGACCTGTTCGGCTTGCAGCTCGATACCCGCAGCGAGTTCTTCGAGTTCTACCGCGACCTGGTTCTGGCATTGACGGCGGACGCCGGCGACCCGGCTCTCGCCGACGCCCGCCGGGCGGTGGAAGCCTGGGACGGCCGGATGGAGACGGACAGCCGCGGCATCGCGCTGCTGGTACGCTACCGCCGCAATCTCGCCCGCACGATATTCTCCCGCCTGCTGGCACGCTGCGACCAGGCCGACCCCGGATTCGTGTATGCCTGGCGCGAGGCGGAGACGCCGCTGCGCGCGCTGATTTCCTCGCGCCTGCCGGGCACCGTCCCGGACCGCGGCGGCTCTTGGGACGGTTTTCTTCGCGGCGTACTCGTACAGAGCGTGGACGAACTCAGAAAGGAATTCGGCGCCGCCGAACTCGAAGGTCTGCCCTGGGGCCGGGTCAACCGGGTGGAGGTCCGGCATCCCTTCAGCAAGAACCTGCCCCTGGTGTCGGCGCTGCTGGACATGCCGCCGGTGGACGGCGCCGGCTGTGGCGGCTATTGCATCCGGGTGCTGACGCCCAATCAGGGGGCCAGCGAACGGCTGGTGGTATCGCCCGGTCATCACGGCGATGGCATCCTGCACATGCCGGCCGGCCAGTCCGGCCATCCGCTATCGCCGCACTACCGCGATCAGCAGGATGCCTGGGCCGCCGGCCGGCCCCTGCCGTTCGAGCCGGGCCCGCCGCGGGAGACGCTACGGCTGCGGCCGGCGCCGTGA